TGCGCTGCAGGGAAATGCGGTACTCATAGGTGCGGGAAATGGCGTCAAAACGGGTGTGCGCCTCGGGACCGACAGGCAATACCTGACCGATGGAAATGTCTGCCGGAAGGATTCGGTTAAGCTTGTGCTGAATGTCTGCGGGCGAGAAAGCCTGGGGCAGGTCTACGTGCACCCACTGCTGGGTGGCGTGCACCCCGGTATCGGTGCGGCCGCTGCCAATGGTCTCCACAGAGGGTAACCGGAATACCGTGCGCAGGCACTCATCCAGCACCTGCTGCACCGTGAGGGCATTGGGCTGCACCTGCCAACCATGGAACCGGGTTCCGTCATACGCCACTTCTAGAAAATACCGCATGCGGCAAAGATACGGAATTGATTTCAGCCGCTCAGCCCCAGCTGGACTGCACGAAACCGTTTTAGGTCTGTTTTCAGGAAAACGGCCCTAAAACGAAAAGGTCTTCAAAACTAGAGAGCAAGCATAAAAAAACGGCCCCTTAGGCAGGGGCCGTTCTCAAACTTGGGGAAAAGAAATTTTATAATTTTACCAACGAAAGGCTGCGTCGGCTGGCTTGCCAGGCAAACTGGCGCTTGTCGCGCTCTTTCTCATATTTGGTCTGCAGCGCCTGTTTTTCCTGCTCATATTGGGCTTTCAACTGGAGTTGCTCCCGCTCAAAGTCAATGGAAGAGCTGTTGTTTTTGGCGTATTTATCGCTGAGGGCGTGTTGCTTGCGGTTATACTTCAGTTTAAGGCGGTCCTGGTCGTGCTCGTATTTATCTTTGGCGAGGGCCATCTCGCGTTGGAACACCTCGTCCTTGCGCAGGGCCTTTGCCATTTCCTTCTCGCGTTTTTTATCGGCTTTAGCCGCTTTTTTGTCCCGACTGATGGAGGAAGCGTAAGCGCCTGATACCTGGGCCATGGTTACCTGGCTTGCCAACAGCAGAAGCCCCATTAAGCTGAATAGTAAAAACCGTTTCATTTTTCAAAGGATTTAGTATGGTTCTGCCTTTACAAGGTCCATGCCAAAAGCTGGCTATTTAACATAGTATCCAGATTTCATTCGTAAACATTGGGCTTGCTTAAAACTCTGCAGGCAGAGCCTGTCACCAAGGGAAAGGAAGGGGTTAGAAACAATATCTTAAAAACTGTTAAAGCTTGCCCCCGAAGCTATTTCTGGCCTCACGGTTTAGAAGTTTTGTGTAGTTTTGTAGCTTCTATTCTTTTTAAAGAACCTTATTATGATACAAAGAGTCCAGAGCGTGTTCCTGTTCTTGATTGTGGTAGCCATGGTGACCCTGTTTTTTGTGCCCATCTGGGCGAAGACCAACCCCGCCGACGGACAGGAGTGGGTATTGAACGCCTTTAAGCTGGCCCCGGCCAATGCCACGGCAGAGACCGCGTCTACCAACACTATCTTTATAGCGATTCTGGCCGGAGCCGCCGCCTTGATTGCCTTGTTTGAAATCTTCCAATACAAGAATCGCCTGACCCAGATGAAACTGGGCTTGCTGAATTCGTTGGTGATGGCCGCCTTGATGGGCTTTGCCTTTTATTATTCTTCTTACGTGGGCGAGGACCTGGTGAAAACCAATGGCCAGGGCGACTACCTTTCGGGCTTCTATTTACCGGCGGTAGGTTTGTTGATGAACGTACTGGCCAACCGCTTTATCAAGCGCGACGAAGACTTGGTGCGTTCTATGGATCGTTTGCGGTAGGTTTTGGTAAGACTTAAGACGCAGGATATATCTTTATCTTAGCCTGTGGGTATTAAAAAAGGGAGGGCTCTGCTGTACAGCGGGGCCCTTCCTTTTTTTTAAAGTATCTATTCTCCTACTGTCTTGCCAGAAAAGTCCCGTGTCTTGTGTCCAACATCCTGCGTCTGAAAATGCCTACTGCTTGTACAGGAAATCCTGGAGTTCCCGCTTGCTGCTGGAAAATTCAAAGGCGTCGAATACCCGGCTGAAGC
This Rufibacter radiotolerans DNA region includes the following protein-coding sequences:
- a CDS encoding DUF4293 domain-containing protein; translated protein: MIQRVQSVFLFLIVVAMVTLFFVPIWAKTNPADGQEWVLNAFKLAPANATAETASTNTIFIAILAGAAALIALFEIFQYKNRLTQMKLGLLNSLVMAALMGFAFYYSSYVGEDLVKTNGQGDYLSGFYLPAVGLLMNVLANRFIKRDEDLVRSMDRLR